A genome region from Carassius gibelio isolate Cgi1373 ecotype wild population from Czech Republic chromosome A23, carGib1.2-hapl.c, whole genome shotgun sequence includes the following:
- the LOC127944876 gene encoding uncharacterized protein LOC127944876 isoform X2, translating into MVKLKIDPSVQGSVLHPPGSFSIGPNKGYLYYPGQPLYCRRCGGQGHVKVDCKGERCRFCGESNHVAGICTAPKRCSLCGSDEHLYRGCPGRKKSYASLFKEGEDLLGDCKALVGEWSSSSARQTAHAAEASKHRWERTAEVNDKILYRRETSPVAEERLIEIISGDAEEPIKDMDQKEDGDNKMEVSGGRGRRRAVEKDDCEEEEREWKCSKLEAARTLVSLEDLLDLQDQQVDNWEWGECEADGEEDSQEWTDVVARRVKGKGGGSSVGKKVL; encoded by the exons ATGGTGAAGCTGAAAATTGACCCCTCTGTACAAG GTAGTGTGTTACATCCTCCAGGCAGTTTTTCAATTGGACCAAACAAAGGTTACTTGTACTATCCTGGACAACCTCTATATTGTCGACGGTGTGGAGGACAGGGTCACGTGAAGGTTGATTGCAAAGGAGAGAGATGCAGATTTTGTGGTGAGTCCAACCATGTGGCAGGTATATGCACGGCTCCAAAGCGTTGCAGTTTATGTGGAAGTGATGAGCATCTGTATCGGGGCTGTCCAGGCAGGAAGAAAAGTTATGCCAGTTTATTTAAAGAAGGGGAAGACTTGCTGGGTGACTGTAAAGCCCTTGTTGGTGAGTGGTCCAGCTCATCAGCAAGACAGACTGCACATGCTGCTGAAGCCAGTAAGCACAGATGGGAGCGGACAGCTGAAGTGAATGATAAGATACTTTATCGAAGGGAGACATCCCCAGTGGCGGAGGAACGGTTGATTGAAATAATTTCAGGTGATGCAGAGGAGCCAATTAAGGACATGGATCAGAAGGAGGACGGAGATAACAAGATGGAGGTATCAGGAGGAAGAGGGCGTCGGCGTGCAGTTGAAAAGGATGACTGTGAAGAAGAGGAAAGAGAGTGGAAGTGCTCGAAGCTCGAAGCTGCAAGGACTCTTGTTTCTTTAGAGGACTTATTAGATTTGCAAGATCAACAGGTGGACAACTGGGAATGGGGAGAGTGTGAGGCAGATGGAGAAGAAGATTCTCAGGAATGGACTGATGTAGTTGCAAGGAGAGTGAAGGGGAAGGGAGGCGGAAGTAGTGTTGGCAAAAAAGTCCTTTAA